The Armatimonas rosea genome includes a window with the following:
- the mfd gene encoding transcription-repair coupling factor has product MNLTALLSQADGWKTLAQAEEALRQGLCAVQLEGMPVAGRGWLLARLAQDFSQPLVVVTYTDDAAARLAEDIALFGIEGVERLPSSLNLLLDDADSERDVRGSGKRVRLLGDLAQGSYPKVLVTTATALLQLAPPPSVLKARRLTVTVGSTLSLDQTAARLNAFGYRRTDLVQLPGTFARRGDLLDVWPADSEGPIRIDLFGDDVESIRPFDPESQRSDGKRESVVIVAAHEMAYSRERMAAAQETLKKQLAVALKSFASAPERAEKLRDSAEGDIVKIGLANYFGGVERYLPLLHPDAVPTASFLPEGALLILDEPAQLEPYAERVLDGITKSLAGRAERGEILPPSGSPNLGGGGGLWGEFTPTFQALTAAHPTLLLTLLARALPFLAPSQHLTVQGAPAESFGGRPAPLKDAIATWTSNGATVAIVSAQAPRIRGFGVLETEKVKLIDGLLPAGFRLPEAGLVVLSDAEIFGDRHKFKKQTKRKEFREGMRITSLLDVKAGDYVVHIHHGVGVYAGLTKMNTAPFPGAPPVEKEFLVIAYEGSDRLYVPVDQVDRVQKYIGSEGGSPSVNKLGGTEWLKATAKAKRQVKEIAGELIALYAKRQSIEGYAYAPDSPWIQDMEQAFPYTETPDQLAAIEDVKRDLESPRPMDRLICGDVGFGKTEVAMRAAFKVASEGRQVAVLCPTTVLASQHFQTFSERLAAFPVRVDQLSRFRSNKEHSKTIEDLRVGGVDIVVGTHRLLSKDVAFKDLGLVIVDEEQRFGVVHKERLKQLRQSVDVLAMSATPIPRTMHMSLSGIRDMSLINDPPEGRSAVKTYVKEFDDMLIREAILRELDHGGQVYFLHNRVESIYHIANHIEQLVPTARCKVAHGQMSNDDLEDTMFEFYHKKFDVLVCTTIVESGLDIPNVNTIIIDNADKLGLSQLYQLRGRVGRSKVQAYAYLLYRRGKNLSTIAEQRLDAVRELTDLGSGYKIALRDLELRGAGNLLGAEQSGTVSSVGFDLYLQLLEQAIHELKGEEPDKEDIPLPTVDLPVAATIPQTYIPAEPQRILMYKKLAAVRDRADVARLQDEFEDRFGTPPPPVWNALGLLRLRLRCAEVGIESIQTEARQVIVTFKAGVALPKHAVRALAAAFKPAQGYSFEPGKVVMNIQTLKVLPQTEELVEYLDKALKEPPPTPDSKSEERRRDIRASLRGR; this is encoded by the coding sequence GTGACCTACACCGACGATGCCGCGGCGCGGCTGGCGGAGGATATCGCACTCTTTGGGATCGAGGGGGTGGAGCGGCTTCCCAGCTCGCTCAACCTACTCTTAGACGATGCCGACTCGGAGCGGGATGTGCGTGGCTCGGGCAAGCGCGTGCGGCTCTTGGGCGACCTAGCACAGGGGAGCTACCCCAAGGTGCTGGTGACCACGGCCACCGCCCTGCTCCAGCTCGCCCCGCCACCGTCGGTGCTCAAGGCACGGCGCTTGACAGTCACGGTGGGCAGCACGCTCTCGCTCGACCAGACCGCCGCGCGCCTCAATGCCTTTGGCTACCGCCGCACCGATCTCGTGCAGCTTCCGGGGACGTTCGCACGGCGCGGCGATCTCTTGGATGTCTGGCCCGCCGACTCGGAAGGCCCGATTCGGATCGACCTCTTTGGCGATGATGTCGAGAGCATCCGGCCCTTTGACCCTGAGAGCCAGCGCAGCGACGGCAAGCGAGAGAGTGTCGTGATCGTCGCGGCGCACGAGATGGCCTACTCCCGTGAGCGCATGGCCGCCGCGCAAGAGACGCTGAAAAAGCAGCTCGCGGTCGCGCTGAAAAGCTTCGCCAGCGCCCCCGAGCGCGCCGAGAAGCTCCGCGATAGCGCCGAGGGCGACATTGTCAAGATCGGGCTGGCCAACTACTTCGGTGGGGTAGAGCGCTACCTGCCCCTCCTCCACCCGGATGCCGTCCCCACCGCCAGCTTCCTCCCCGAGGGTGCCCTCCTGATCCTCGATGAGCCCGCGCAGCTGGAGCCCTACGCCGAGCGCGTCCTCGATGGCATCACCAAGAGCCTCGCCGGCCGCGCCGAGCGCGGCGAGATTCTCCCCCCCTCAGGCTCCCCCAATCTTGGGGGCGGGGGGGGCCTCTGGGGCGAGTTCACCCCAACCTTCCAAGCGCTCACGGCAGCCCACCCGACCTTGCTCCTGACACTCTTGGCGCGCGCCCTGCCGTTCTTGGCACCGTCGCAGCACCTCACTGTCCAAGGCGCGCCCGCCGAGAGCTTTGGGGGACGCCCCGCCCCCCTCAAAGACGCGATCGCGACCTGGACCAGCAACGGGGCCACCGTGGCGATTGTCTCGGCGCAGGCTCCGCGGATTCGGGGTTTTGGCGTTCTGGAGACCGAGAAGGTCAAGCTGATCGACGGCCTGCTCCCCGCGGGCTTCCGCCTCCCCGAGGCCGGGCTGGTCGTGCTCTCCGATGCGGAGATCTTCGGAGACCGGCATAAGTTCAAGAAGCAGACCAAGCGCAAGGAGTTCCGCGAGGGAATGCGCATCACGAGCCTGCTCGATGTCAAGGCGGGCGACTACGTGGTGCATATCCACCACGGGGTCGGGGTCTACGCGGGGCTGACCAAGATGAACACCGCGCCGTTTCCGGGCGCGCCTCCCGTGGAGAAAGAGTTTTTAGTCATCGCCTACGAGGGCTCCGACCGGCTCTATGTACCGGTGGACCAGGTGGACCGGGTCCAGAAGTACATCGGCAGCGAGGGCGGCTCGCCCAGTGTCAATAAGCTGGGAGGAACGGAGTGGCTCAAGGCGACCGCCAAGGCCAAGCGTCAGGTTAAGGAGATCGCCGGGGAGCTGATCGCCCTCTATGCCAAGCGCCAGTCCATTGAGGGCTATGCCTACGCCCCCGACTCGCCCTGGATTCAGGACATGGAGCAGGCCTTCCCCTACACCGAGACCCCGGATCAGCTCGCGGCCATTGAAGACGTGAAGCGGGACCTAGAGTCTCCCCGCCCAATGGACCGCCTGATCTGTGGCGATGTGGGCTTTGGCAAGACCGAGGTGGCGATGCGCGCCGCGTTTAAAGTGGCGAGTGAGGGCCGGCAGGTGGCGGTCTTGTGCCCCACGACGGTTCTGGCGTCCCAGCACTTCCAGACCTTCAGCGAGCGCCTCGCCGCCTTCCCCGTGCGGGTCGATCAGCTCTCGCGCTTCCGAAGCAATAAGGAGCACAGCAAGACCATCGAAGACCTGCGGGTTGGCGGTGTGGATATCGTGGTGGGGACGCACCGGCTGCTCTCCAAAGATGTCGCGTTCAAGGACCTTGGGCTGGTGATTGTCGATGAGGAGCAGCGCTTTGGAGTCGTGCACAAAGAGCGCCTCAAGCAGCTCCGGCAGAGTGTCGATGTGCTGGCGATGAGCGCGACCCCGATTCCCCGCACGATGCACATGTCGCTCTCGGGAATCCGCGATATGTCCCTCATCAACGACCCGCCCGAGGGCCGCAGCGCGGTCAAGACCTATGTCAAAGAGTTCGATGACATGCTCATCCGCGAGGCGATCCTGCGCGAGCTCGATCATGGCGGCCAGGTCTACTTCCTGCACAACCGGGTCGAGAGTATCTACCATATCGCCAACCATATCGAGCAGCTAGTTCCCACCGCGCGCTGCAAAGTGGCGCACGGACAGATGAGCAACGACGACCTCGAAGACACGATGTTCGAGTTCTACCACAAGAAGTTCGATGTCCTGGTCTGCACCACCATTGTCGAGTCCGGGCTGGATATCCCCAATGTCAATACGATCATTATCGACAACGCCGACAAGCTCGGGCTCAGCCAGCTCTACCAGCTCCGCGGGCGCGTAGGGCGCTCCAAGGTGCAGGCCTACGCCTACCTGCTCTACCGGCGTGGGAAGAACCTCTCGACAATCGCCGAGCAGCGCCTCGATGCGGTCCGCGAGCTCACTGACCTGGGCAGCGGCTACAAGATCGCGCTCAGAGACCTAGAGCTACGCGGCGCGGGCAATCTTCTCGGGGCGGAGCAGAGCGGAACCGTGAGCTCGGTGGGCTTTGATCTCTACCTGCAGCTCCTGGAGCAAGCGATTCATGAGCTCAAGGGCGAGGAGCCGGATAAAGAGGATATCCCCCTCCCGACTGTCGATCTGCCCGTGGCCGCGACCATCCCGCAGACCTACATTCCTGCCGAGCCGCAGCGCATCCTGATGTACAAGAAGCTCGCCGCGGTCCGCGACCGCGCCGATGTCGCGCGCCTGCAAGATGAGTTCGAGGACCGCTTTGGCACGCCGCCCCCGCCGGTTTGGAATGCACTGGGGCTCCTGCGCCTGCGCCTGCGCTGCGCGGAGGTGGGGATCGAGAGCATCCAGACCGAGGCACGCCAGGTGATCGTCACCTTCAAGGCCGGAGTCGCGCTTCCCAAGCACGCGGTCCGTGCGCTCGCCGCCGCCTTCAAGCCCGCGCAGGGCTACAGCTTCGAGCCGGGAAAAGTGGTGATGAACATCCAGACCCTAAAAGTGCTCCCCCAGACCGAGGAGCTGGTCGAGTACCTCGACAAGGCGCTGAAAGAGCCCCCGCCCACCCCGGACTCCAAGTCCGAGGAGCGCCGCCGCGACATCCGCGCCAGCCTGCGAGGGAGATAG